The sequence ACGGCATCGTCTTCATTTGAAACGCAAAAGCGAAAAAGGTAATTGTGCATTACGAAAATGATCTGAGGGGAGTGCACTCGAAATCTGAAACTGAATTTGTTTTACAGGCCATTGTCTTGTTTATTTTACGTTTAATCCTGCTGATGTCGAATAATTTGGAAAGTTTCATCATGTTCCTAGCTTTTGTGGGAGGGTCCCGACGCCTCGGATGTTAGTTTTGGTGGGAATATTCTGATTGCTGATACCCCAGTGCTTCTTCTATATGGAGTAAGGTAACGGGAATTCCTTGATGGTGGTGATTTTGGACATGGTAGTTTGGTATAAGATTATAACGACATAATAAAATTTGATTGTTTGCAGATTAAGGTTATATAAAAAATGATATCTGTCCGCTCCCTGAGATAAAGTGTACGACATATCTAGACGTAGATGGATCCCTGTGTATTATGTGACATCTATCAGTACACGCCCCGTCAACCGACAAAAAATATGATAAGGATAATGGTATATAGATCCAACTCGCACTCCAGACTCCCTGAAATGAAATAACTAGAAAAAGGCCCAGGTCTTTCTACCAAAACCGAGTCCAAAGGCAAAATCAAGTGATCATACACGCCTTCTATAGACCCCGGATCCCCAGGCCACTCTCAACATCGCTAATCCCCATGCCATCCCCAGACTATCCCAAACAACATTCAACTTGCTGCCCTTGACTTCTCTCCATCCTACTGGGACCTCGACAACGGGAATGTTCGCGAATTCCGCCAGCATAAGCATTTCAACGTCGAATATCCAACCTTCGGAATGCATATAAGGAACTATGTATGGTAAGCTGGCGCGGGAGAAGAGCTTGAATCCACACTGGGTGTCTTTAATTTGCGCGGTACGTGGAGGGGTAAGAAGACGGATTGTAATATGGAAGGCATGCATTAGAAAGTTGCGGAGTTTGGAGCGCTGATTGGAGTAGCATATTAGCAAGAGAAGTCTTTCTAGGGAGAGGGGAATATATGATGTACCTTGACCACAGCGTCGCTTCCGACTAGATGTGCTCTAGATCCTACAGCCACACCCCGCAGTTCGGAATCTTCAGCCTGTTGACAAGCCTGAACTAGTTTACCGAGATCATTAAAATTGCTTGCGCCATCGGCATCGGCGAAAACGACATATTTGCCTCTAACATGCCGCATTCCATGTGTGACGGCGCCTCCTTTGCCCCGGTTTTGTTTTAATGTAACTGCCCGGATCGTGCCCGGTGGGATGTGGACACCTTCTCTCAACTTTGAAGTCCACGGTCCAGCATGGCCTTTTGGATGGAGGGATAGCTGGTGATCTCTCGCAAAGGATAGTGCAGTATCAATAGTTTTATCCGTTGATCCATCGGACACTATTATTATCTCCCAGCCCTTCAATAAACCTTCCGATGTACCAACGTTGTTCGTTTTGCGTTTGCGCGTGGTTCCGATTCCGTCCTGCTTGGGATTTTCCCGCTTCCCTAAGCCGTTTATGTGAGGCGTCAGGGTTCCATATGCTCGCTCAAGATAGTTTACTGCTTCTTCTAACATCCCAGGCAAACGTTCTTGTTCATTGTACGCGGGGACTACGACGGACATAAACAATTCGGCATCCTCTAGGCTATCACTTCTGTTATCATCGGATGGTTGGGCTCCTATGCGGTCATACCAGCATGGCAGTGCTTTGGGTGGCGTGATGGAGCCATCTTCTGCAATTGTCTGGTAGGTCTTTTCCTCAGGGAACGGAGGTCTCGGGACAGGTGCGAGTAGGAAGATGAGGGTGTATCCCTATAACGTAACACGATATGGTTAATTACCGAAGCAAAGTATCGGCATAGAAAGGTCATTAACGTACAAGAAAAGTAAGTCCAATAAGAGTCGAGACGACGAAGCCAATCAAGTATGGAAGTGGAATATCAATGACGGCCTGCGCACAAGAGAGACACACATCCCGAAAGCCGGGTACGTCCATGACTTTTCGGGGCTCCTGCAGCGCTTGTTCTGGTCAATTGACCAGAACTCAGGTTGGAAGTCCTACCAACAAATGCGACATTAAGTAATAGCCTTGGATCGTGAACTGAACTGCAGAAGAAGCCGGAGCGATGCGGTGCTGAGAGATAGTACTGTATGACGCTTGGGCGGGCGGGCGCCACAGTGTCCTTTAGCGCGTTGGAATGTCAGGGGAACCGGTCAGAACTTAGTTAGTCATCGCCATCCACGTGATTTCTTTCAGGGGAAAGGTCCATTGCGCTGACTCTGCCAGGCGCAGGGATCATATTGCAACATCCACCTGTTCAGGTTTGACGGTATCCCCCGCGGGGTCTCGTCTTATATAGCTCGCCCCGCggccgggggggggggggggggaatcgAGCTTGGTGCAGTAGGTTGGTTAGGGCCCCAAACAATCCCCCGAACACTCTAGTTTGATTCCTACTTAACTACCATTGGTGGCGAATCGCCGATGATTCTTTTCCCGTCCTGGATTCAATGCGCACCACTCCCTAGCTTCCCAAATTCATGTTCTATGATGGTGGCATATTGGCTTCAAAGACAAGTTTATTGCTTTGAAGAACCTATCTGCCGTGAGGATGTTCCGATCCCAAGGTCTCTTTGGCGCTTGGATGTGCTGCTGAATGACGGTGtggggtacggagtacggagtactccacaGTTAGTTAGCTTTGCCCGCAAATAAATTTTCTGGGGAAAGCTTTGCCTCAGGGCAATTGGATCTATGGACCTGACCAAGGCCAAATGCATCTTGAGTCCGGGGAAGAGCCAACCCATGCATCTGGCCATGCTTGAGGCTCATCGTTGTGCAGTTTCCCACAATATTATGTGTGCTCTATTCTGTATGAGAGCATGGGAGAACTCTTCCATCCTCTTGGGGtttggattttcaaataGTTGCTGGGATTGGGTTCTGCGCTTCGTTCTGCGCCAATTGTGGACAATTGTGCGTTGGATTCCCCGGAAGAAGCCAAAGCTTCTCATTATCGGGTTCCATTCGACGCCATCATTGTGATGTATCGTTTTCAAAGCCATTCTATCTAATGAAATAGAATGCCAGTTTCATTCTGAATATAAATACACTCGCGCAACCCATAGCTGTGTTGGAGAAAGCCACACTTCTCCTAAATTCCCATACCCTTGTGCAGGCTTCCATCATGCATCTCAAAAAGGCTGTTATTGGTGGTTTTCTTTTGACCTCAACATGTGCATTCCCAAACCACGATGGAAACGATGCGCAAGGATTGCCATATCTACACCCGCGATTGAGAACGATCAGGTCGAACACAGGCGCTAGTATCAGTTTTACTGAGGCCGGCAAAGCTGGAATCTGCGAAACAACTCCCGGCGTGAAAAGATACTCCGGCTACATTAACCTTAGCCGTGACGCTCATATGTTTTTCATGTTCTTTGAAGCCCGGCAGGATCCTCATAACGCCCCGACTACCCTGTGGCTTGGTGGTGGTCCTGGAAGTGACTCTCTGAACGCAGCATTCAAAGGCAAGCCTACTGAAAATCTAACTGAATA is a genomic window of Coccidioides posadasii str. Silveira chromosome 3, complete sequence containing:
- the ALG5 gene encoding dolichyl-phosphate beta-glucosyltransferase (CAZy:GT2_Glycos_transf_2~EggNog:ENOG410PH9P~COG:M~TransMembrane:2 (o24-48i388-406o)~BUSCO:7452at33183), with the protein product MDVPGFRDVCLSCAQAVIDIPLPYLIGFVVSTLIGLTFLGYTLIFLLAPVPRPPFPEEKTYQTIAEDGSITPPKALPCWYDRIGAQPSDDNRSDSLEDAELFMSVVVPAYNEQERLPGMLEEAVNYLERAYGTLTPHINGLGKRENPKQDGIGTTRKRKTNNVGTSEGLLKGWEIIIVSDGSTDKTIDTALSFARDHQLSLHPKGHAGPWTSKLREGVHIPPGTIRAVTLKQNRGKGGAVTHGMRHVRGKYVVFADADGASNFNDLGKLVQACQQAEDSELRGVAVGSRAHLVGSDAVVKRSKLRNFLMHAFHITIRLLTPPRTAQIKDTQCGFKLFSRASLPYIVPYMHSEGWIFDVEMLMLAEFANIPVVEVPVGWREVKGSKLNVVWDSLGMAWGLAMLRVAWGSGVYRRRV